From a region of the Wolbachia endosymbiont (group B) of Gerris lacustris genome:
- a CDS encoding Maf family nucleotide pyrophosphatase, whose protein sequence is MTEQSLNNLILASSSKRRIALLKQINIKPGLVLPADIDEAPLRKELPKDYSIRMAKSKAEKIQSSNPNYFVLGVDTVVACGRRILLKAENVEQAEKCIRLLSGRRHRVYTSVCLLTPDQSKQHIRTVVTIVKFKRLSEQEIKYYLASEEWKNRAGGCNIQGLAGMFVLFLRGSYSSVIGLPLHETHCLLSNYFNLY, encoded by the coding sequence GTGACAGAACAATCTCTAAATAATCTTATTCTTGCTTCATCATCGAAAAGGCGTATAGCTTTACTAAAACAAATCAATATTAAGCCAGGCTTAGTTTTGCCAGCAGACATAGATGAAGCCCCTTTAAGAAAGGAACTTCCGAAGGACTACTCAATCCGTATGGCAAAAAGTAAAGCTGAGAAAATACAAAGTTCAAATCCAAATTACTTTGTGCTTGGTGTTGATACAGTTGTTGCTTGTGGTAGAAGGATATTGCTTAAAGCTGAAAACGTTGAACAAGCAGAAAAATGCATCCGCTTGTTATCAGGCAGAAGACATAGAGTATATACCAGTGTGTGTCTATTAACTCCTGATCAATCTAAACAGCATATTAGGACTGTAGTTACAATAGTGAAATTTAAGCGTCTCAGTGAACAAGAAATTAAATATTATTTAGCATCAGAAGAGTGGAAAAACAGGGCAGGGGGGTGCAACATACAAGGTCTTGCTGGAATGTTTGTATTATTTCTACGTGGTTCTTACTCTTCTGTAATAGGGTTACCATTACATGAAACCCATTGCTTGCTAAGTAATTACTTTAACCTATACTAA
- a CDS encoding IS630 family transposase (programmed frameshift) has product MALRSKLLDEKVVESAKEMLKKVRNNAYVAKKLNAVIAAKKHSITAVAKICCISRKAITTWIKHIKFGREEKLFSPPQRRRKTILNQSQLEQIEVWIEENPNITIREMRIRIQERFGLNISKSTIHRNMQRMKFSYITPRPVHSGQDKNKQEEFKKNLNETIVMHSEKELFFFDESRFGTHSKVGHGWFKKGSRTQVKVKLGRENFYLYSAVNPRNGENFSLFAPNVNTACINIFLEQMSQYLGIRKAFLVMDCASWHKSKSLKIPKNIEIIYLPPYSPDLNPVERFWLYIKQNILRNKIYDTIVLLESALCKFITSLSPSTVKQLCNASYLVH; this is encoded by the exons ATGGCATTAAGATCAAAATTATTGGATGAAAAAGTGGTGGAATCAGCAAAAGAGATGCTGAAGAAAGTAAGAAATAATGCGTATGTTGCAAAAAAACTAAATGCTGTAATTGCAGCAAAAAAGCACAGTATAACAGCTGTAGCAAAAATATGTTGCATTTCGAGAAAGGCAATTACTACATGGATAAAGCACATAAAATTTGGAAGAGAAGAAAAATTATTTTCTCCACCTCAACGCCGTAGAAAAACTATATTGAACCAAAGTCAACTTGAACAAATTGAGGTGTGGATAGAGGAAAACCCCAATATTACTATTAGAGAAATGAGAATAAGAATCCAAGAAAGATTTGGTTTGAATATCAGCAAATCCACAATACATCGTAATATGCAAAGAATGAAATTCTCATATATCACACCAAGACCAGTTCATAGTGGACAGGATAAAAATAAGCAAGAGGAGTTT AAAAAAAACCTCAATGAAACTATTGTCATGCATTCTGAAAAAGAGCTATTTTTCTTCGATGAATCACGGTTTGGTACACATTCAAAAGTTGGACATGGGTGGTTTAAAAAAGGCAGTAGGACACAGGTTAAGGTAAAATTAGGTAGGGAAAATTTTTATCTCTATAGTGCAGTTAATCCCAGAAATGGAGAGAATTTTAGCTTATTTGCACCAAACGTCAACACTGCTTGTATAAATATATTCCTTGAACAGATGTCGCAATATTTAGGAATACGAAAGGCTTTTCTCGTGATGGATTGCGCTAGTTGGCATAAGTCAAAAAGTTTAAAGATACCTAAAAATATCGAAATTATATACCTACCACCATACTCACCTGACCTCAATCCTGTTGAGAGGTTTTGGTTATATATAAAACAGAACATTTTGCGCAATAAAATCTACGATACAATTGTTCTGCTTGAGAGCGCTTTGTGTAAATTTATTACCTCTCTTTCCCCTTCCACGGTTAAACAACTCTGCAATGCTTCTTATTTGGTTCATTAA
- a CDS encoding adenylosuccinate synthase gives MNNIVIVGLQWGDEGKGKIVDYLSENADVVVRFQGGNNAGHTIVIDDEVYKLNLLPSAVLRADKISIIGNGVALDSHALVSEIESLKVEGVDVNYNNLMVSESCPLILSVHKDKEKLFEDLNGNNKIGTTNKGIGPCYEDKVGRRAIRLCDLENADELNQRVDALLSYHNAIRKGLNYQVVKKEEILKEIQEISEKILLYKKPVWKILNDFMKEGKKIIFEGAQGAFLDIDHGTYPFVTSSNTVASQAITGSGLSYNAHIIGVAKAYTTRVGNGPFPTEQNNEIGDSLFSIGKELGTVSNRRRRCGWFDAVLVRQAVQLSGVSSIVLTKLDILDSFDTIKIGTGYKYGGKMYDYLPASHSIQKELEPIYEEFPGWKEKTQGKRSVKELPANLMKYVRKIEELIGVSIHLISTSPNREDVIKLKNL, from the coding sequence ATGAATAACATTGTAATTGTTGGTCTGCAATGGGGTGACGAAGGCAAGGGTAAAATAGTAGATTATCTTTCTGAGAATGCAGATGTAGTTGTAAGATTTCAGGGAGGAAATAATGCAGGGCACACTATAGTAATAGATGATGAGGTTTATAAATTAAATTTACTGCCCTCTGCTGTTTTGAGAGCGGACAAAATATCTATTATAGGAAACGGTGTTGCTCTTGATTCACATGCTCTAGTTTCAGAAATAGAGTCATTGAAAGTTGAAGGAGTGGACGTAAACTATAACAACTTGATGGTATCCGAGAGCTGTCCATTAATACTTAGCGTACATAAGGACAAGGAAAAGCTATTTGAAGATTTAAACGGAAATAACAAAATTGGTACAACAAACAAAGGGATAGGGCCATGTTATGAAGATAAAGTTGGCAGGAGAGCTATACGCCTTTGTGACTTAGAAAACGCAGATGAGCTCAATCAAAGAGTGGATGCTCTCCTGAGTTACCATAATGCTATCAGAAAAGGACTTAACTACCAGGTAGTTAAAAAAGAAGAAATATTAAAGGAAATTCAAGAGATTTCAGAAAAAATTCTTTTATATAAAAAACCTGTGTGGAAGATACTAAATGATTTTATGAAAGAAGGTAAGAAAATAATATTTGAAGGCGCTCAAGGCGCATTTTTAGATATCGACCATGGAACTTACCCTTTTGTTACTTCAAGTAATACCGTAGCATCGCAAGCGATAACAGGCTCAGGATTATCCTACAATGCTCACATTATTGGTGTAGCAAAAGCGTATACAACAAGAGTGGGTAATGGTCCATTTCCTACTGAACAAAATAACGAGATTGGAGACAGCTTATTTTCTATAGGTAAGGAACTTGGAACAGTAAGCAATAGAAGAAGGCGCTGCGGATGGTTTGACGCAGTTTTAGTGCGCCAGGCCGTACAACTCTCTGGAGTTTCAAGCATTGTATTAACCAAATTAGATATTCTTGATTCTTTTGATACTATTAAAATAGGCACTGGTTATAAGTATGGCGGAAAAATGTATGATTATTTACCCGCATCACATTCAATACAAAAAGAATTAGAGCCAATATACGAAGAATTTCCTGGTTGGAAAGAGAAAACTCAAGGCAAAAGGTCAGTTAAGGAATTACCTGCAAATTTGATGAAATATGTGAGAAAAATAGAAGAATTAATAGGCGTATCAATTCATCTAATTTCAACTAGTCCCAATAGAGAGGATGTTATTAAGCTTAAAAATCTATGA
- the infA gene encoding translation initiation factor IF-1 yields MIKEDKSKTLFEVEGAVTALLPAAEFRVKLDNEHEIICHVSGKVRRSKIRIIIGDRVLVEMSIYDRNAKKGRIIRRLKSTSDRTISK; encoded by the coding sequence ATGATAAAAGAAGACAAATCAAAAACACTTTTTGAAGTGGAAGGGGCAGTAACTGCTTTACTACCTGCAGCAGAATTTAGAGTGAAGCTGGACAATGAACATGAGATTATCTGTCATGTATCAGGGAAAGTGAGAAGAAGTAAAATACGCATCATTATAGGGGATAGGGTGTTAGTTGAGATGAGCATTTACGATAGGAATGCAAAAAAAGGTCGGATCATTAGAAGACTTAAAAGTACAAGTGACAGAACAATCTCTAAATAA